The Oreochromis aureus strain Israel breed Guangdong linkage group 16, ZZ_aureus, whole genome shotgun sequence genome includes the window TGGATTTACCGTCAAGACTTCAGCTTATGCTTTAACCATTAAGAGACTGAAAGGAGCCTGTTTATGTCCTGATTTATCCACCAGAAGAAGAAagttttcagtcaggtttctgAGATGACCATGCAGTAAAAGGACTCTTGTATTAGATTTCTTCGTTAAATGACTCCAAATGAATCGTTgtgaattttaatatttatttatggcatCTACAGTGAGACACATGCCGTGGCCCCTcataatgctgctgctgctgctgctgctcctccactcCCCTGGTTTCACATTAGGTGCTTCTAAGGATCTGGTGTGTGAGCCCATAACTGTGCCCATGTGTCGGGGCATTGGTTACAACCTGACCCACATGCCCAATCAGTTCAACCACGACACCCAGGAAGAGGTAGGCCTGGAGGTCCACCAGTTCTGGCCCCTGGTCCGGATCCGCTGCTCTCCGGACTTACTCTTCTTCCTGTGCAGCATGTACACACCGATCTGCCTGCCAGACTACCGCAAGCCGCTCCCACCCTGCCGCTCGGTGTGTGAACGAGCCAAACGGGGCTGCTCGCCTCTCATGAGTCAGTATGGCTTTGAGTGGCCTGAGAGGATGAGCTGTGAGCAGCTGCCACAGCTAGGGGACGAGACCCTGTGCATGGACCAGAACAGCAGCGAGACCACCACCCTGGCTCCCCCATTCCCCAAGCCCACCCCTAAGGGCAGGACTAGACCGCCGAGCCCCCCGCAGTGCGACAGGGAGTGCCGCTGCAGAGAGCCGCTGATCCCCATCATGAGGGAGTCTCACAGCCTGTATGGCCGAGTCCAGACTGGCACGCAGCTCAACTGCGCCCAGCCTTGCCACCTGCCTTTCTTCTCGCCAGATGAGCACGCCTTCACTAGCTTCTGGGTGGGACTGTGGTCGGTGCTGTGCTTCATCTCCACCTTGACAACCGTCGCCACCTTTCTCATTGACATGGAACGCTTCAAGTACCCAGAGAGGCCCATCATCTTCCTGGCTGCCTGCTACCTCTTTGTCTCCTTGGGTTACATCATCCGGCTGGTGGCAGGTCACGAGCGAGTGGCGTGTGGCACCAGTGGCGACCAGCTGCACATCCTCTACGACACCAACGGCCCCGCTCTCTGCACCCTCGTCTTCTTGCTGGTGTACTTCTTCGGCATGGCCAGCTCCATCTGGTGGGTGGTGCTGTCCTTCACCTGGTTTCTGGCCGCAGGTATGAAGTGGGGCAGCGAGGCCATCGCGGGATACTCGCAGTATTTCCACCTCGCCGCTTGGCTCATCCCCAGCGTCAAGACCATCGTGGTGCTGGCTCTCAGCTCTGTGGACGGGGACCCTGTGGCTGGAATCTGCTATGTGGGGAACCAGAGTCTGGAGAATCTGAGGGGATTCGTGCTCGCACCTCTTGTGGTTTACCTCTTCACCGGATCACTTTTCTTACTCGCCGGCTTCGTTTCTCTGTTCCGCATCAGGAGCATCATCAAGCAAGGTGGCACCAAGACGGACAAACTGGAGCGGCTGATGATTCGCATCGGGCTCTTTACGGTGCTGTACACCGTCCCCGCCACTATTGTGGTGGCCTGCCTGGTGTATGAGCAGCACTACCGGCCCGGCTGGGAGCGAGCTTTGGCCTGCCTCTGCCCGTCCGAACGCCAGCGCTTGGGACTAGGCCCGGACTACGCCGTTTTCATGctcaaatatttcatgtgtttaGTGGTGGGCATCACCTCAGGAGTCTGGATTTGGTCGGGAAAAACTGTAGAGTCCTGGAGGAGGTTTGCGGCTCGATGCTGTCCCTGTTGGCCACAGAAAGCCACCGCTCCACCCTCCATGTACAGCGAGGCCAGTACTGCTTTAACTGGACATACTGGAACTGGGCTGACATCAGGGATCTACCATAAAGCTGTTCCGCCTCATATATGAGCTTTTAAGAGGACTCATGTACAGCCACATCTCCCAGTATCCAAACACAGACTGGGATTGTGGACATATCTCAGACCTGTGAGCTAGAACTGCTTTCCTTGGACGTAGAGCTCAAACCTTTGACTGAACTTGACTGTCACTGAGGAACTAACCTTTGAGTTAAATGGATCCATAATGGAGTCCCACATGCTTCTCACTATCTCCTCATCCTGAgcactgacagagagagagaaaaaacacatatttatttatgtatatattgtacaaatatttggtgtttaaaaaaaaagataacgTGCCATATATTTAGTTTCTAACCAGCTGATGCCACTGCCACCATCGTAAGTGTAAGACgccagaaaaacaaatcagatttGAGCTGTATAAACTTGTGTATAAATGTGCTGTAGCATGTCAGTGTCTGAGTGAATTGTTTTTATGGTTACAAACTGAAAGTGGACTGGGAAATGGTCCTTATTATGTTGCTTTTTCCCAAAACTAGAGATGAAATTCTTTGAAAGTCTTTCTCATTTTAACTGTCTCATTAAATCACTAAAGTTTCTGTGGGGGGGAATCTAGTTTTGTTCACGTATTGTGAACTAATGCACAGTGTTTATGGTAAAGATACACAATGAAACTTCAGCCCCATCTGCTGGTTCAAAGGGGACCTGCTCACCCCCATCCCACCCCCAACAGATGAACATTAGACCACAGACCCATCTGAATTTTGTTCTTAGCTGTTGAAAAACATTAATAGCATAAATGACCAATTAATGATTATTCTATGGTGGCGAATCTGCTGTTGACTCCCTGACTTCAGCTCAGTGACCTCTAGAGGTCCTTGGACCTCACTTTGAGAACCACAAAGTGATTTTTATAGCAGTATTTTGCCAGAACAAACAGATGTAAGGGTTAGACTAGGTACAGTAAAGGTCACCTTAGACTCTGGAAAACGGAACTAGCCACGTTAAACAAATAACCAAGACATAGTTTAATCCATAGTTTAAATTTATAGAAAATTTGCAAGCAAgtaaaaaataagaatttaaaTTTTCCCAGGTTGTTATTTATCTCGTTCTGTTTGGGATTTGGACTGCTGGATGGAGAAAACAAGCACTTTGAAAAATCTTCTTTTTGAACAATGTCACAATTTAAAAGCTCTTTTGCTTAATAGTTAATTAACTGAAGAACTTAGAATGTACATGTATATTGAGTTTTTCTCATGTAAGTAAGAACCAAACCCTCCTATGTTGTTTGCATGGATCTGTGGTCTAATGTAAGTCATCTGTTTGACAACTTGACAAAAACTGACTTTCAGAAGTCACACTCACTGCACGGTGTACAGTTTACCCAGaaaagtgtgcgtgtgtgtggagggTGGGGATGGGAGACAGAGAGTGCTAAAGACAACAAAAAATGAATGACGGTGGACGAGTACATGAAATCTGTCTCAGTGCAGAGTGCTACAGCGCTAATGCAGAACTGACTGAACCCGTGACGTTCTGTAATATTTCCATTCATTGTTGATGGTCCTTTGTGTTTAGATTACCGTGTGTCCCCCATGTTAGATAGCTCTAATTTATTAGTCTGATGTGTGTGAAGGAAATGATTGTATGAGTGATGATGaatgccaaaaaaaagaaatgctggTAAAACTGATATGTAGATTAACGAGTAcatgttggggttttttccgTTTTTACATTGACAGACCTCCTCAAAGGACGTTGATAAAATACTGTAGATTTTGATTCATGTTGTGGAATTAAAAGTGTTGGATCTTGAACGTTGTGCACTGCTTTTTGACTGTGTACGAAGCCCTAAAACATTAACTGACTGCTGAAGAGTGCGCACAAGAGCACAAAGTTCAACTAGGAAGAAATTAGTTGTTCAGTAACTTGATTTGGAAGTTCTTGCATTCACTAATAATGGCAGTATAGTGGATGTGTAACCATTTGCTGCCCTGTTTATGACAAATTTGTGGAAATACACAACTATTCTACGAAGTCTCACCTACTTCTTGCAAGAGGGTTTCCATGAATAGATTGCTGATCTCTTGGAATGTGTTGTCACATTGTAGCACCACCCTACATCGTTAAACCCCTGTCAGCAGGATTTCTCTCAGTGGCTTCCAAGATCAGACAATGACGT containing:
- the fzd5 gene encoding frizzled-5 gives rise to the protein MASTVRHMPWPLIMLLLLLLLLHSPGFTLGASKDLVCEPITVPMCRGIGYNLTHMPNQFNHDTQEEVGLEVHQFWPLVRIRCSPDLLFFLCSMYTPICLPDYRKPLPPCRSVCERAKRGCSPLMSQYGFEWPERMSCEQLPQLGDETLCMDQNSSETTTLAPPFPKPTPKGRTRPPSPPQCDRECRCREPLIPIMRESHSLYGRVQTGTQLNCAQPCHLPFFSPDEHAFTSFWVGLWSVLCFISTLTTVATFLIDMERFKYPERPIIFLAACYLFVSLGYIIRLVAGHERVACGTSGDQLHILYDTNGPALCTLVFLLVYFFGMASSIWWVVLSFTWFLAAGMKWGSEAIAGYSQYFHLAAWLIPSVKTIVVLALSSVDGDPVAGICYVGNQSLENLRGFVLAPLVVYLFTGSLFLLAGFVSLFRIRSIIKQGGTKTDKLERLMIRIGLFTVLYTVPATIVVACLVYEQHYRPGWERALACLCPSERQRLGLGPDYAVFMLKYFMCLVVGITSGVWIWSGKTVESWRRFAARCCPCWPQKATAPPSMYSEASTALTGHTGTGLTSGIYHKAVPPHI